In Notolabrus celidotus isolate fNotCel1 chromosome 22, fNotCel1.pri, whole genome shotgun sequence, the genomic stretch GTAGTTttttacagtggtggacagtaacaaagtaaatttacttgagtactgtacgtaagttcattttttgagtatctgtactttacttgagtattatttttttgtggatacttattacttttactccactacattcagaagacaattattgtacttttactccactacatttctatcagtgctctagttactcactacttttgctttgaagtcagctcatgaatgtccttctcttttctgaaatctgatccctaagacagtaaaatgtgtttgtgtagttctgtttgtctcagtggtttagtcgtacctgtatatcgtgcatctcccggttgaacgtggagcaaacacagagcacatttcactcagatcaggcagttcatgtagaggtggtaatgatggctataattctccacctgagcacccatggtcatatcttcagcccgtgttagaggtttttaaaatgaagaatgatacgtatcgtttgaaatgttctccctgtttcccactctgcccaaacatacaaacattcacagtccaacctgagaaagtgtgttgagcaaCGTAacctttgtttcattccagatgaacatttcaaactaagttgtctgtgtttggagtaacttagtttctgtttttattccatggtatagtttttagagatttcaaataatggtttctttataaacataatgtaacagaatgtactcctatgtattcttgactgcactcatgctttgtgaaaatacagaTGAGatatttgagatattttaagaagtactttgaatacttaagtattcttAAAAGGAAgcacttcagtactttaactcaagtaataatttgacagagcaactttcacttgtattggagtaatatttgaccaggaggatctatactgtGACTAAAgagtttttgttaatttgtatttttctgttggTCATGCATTAGTGAAAAAGAGTATATTCACAGTTCCTTTAGTGAGAAGTTTAATTCTGAGGTACCGGCTCTGTCAGTTTAGTCATAGACTGTTTGCTCTGATGTTAACTACTGTAATGTGATTGATGCTCTgaagctgacctctgaccctgatGGATAAGAAGATTGTTTTGGTTTCAACCAAGGATTAATAGGTGGTCATATTCAATTCTTTTATGAAAGATGGGCAAATCAGTTGAAAATGGATTGGCAAATTTTTCTTATGATTGCACAAGATTTATTAAAAGCATTTTGTGTTATTGCACCTCAAGTAATACAGGACATTCCCACTCAAAAAGTGCTCCAGAGACAAACATTTGTTTAGACACCTTTATTTTGGTCATTATGCTTTACACGACATAATGCATGTTTGGGTATATTTCCATGTTGCTGGTAGTTTTTGGTTGCTTGACAGTTTTCTGGTGACTTATTTAATCATAATGGTCAATTTGACCATTACCATTTCACAATATTCAAGTCACATACAAGGATAACAGTTACAACATGTTGCACAGAAAGTATTTGTGTACTTTTAATAAGATTATTGGTCACCCAAACAAAACGAGCaggtacaaaaacaaacaaaaacagacaaacacttaATTAAGAATCACCAGTTGAAGTCAGCATAAAAGGAACagagtggaaaagaaaaagtcaGGACACAACACAGTTATAACACCTGCATTTCACATGCTGTCTCTCTTACAAAAGCTCACTGGTATCTTTGTGGATTGCTTCCCCCATCCCTGATCACCTGTTTTCATAAATTAGTTTTCCTTCTTCTAAGCACCTATTTCTTGTAGTTTCAAGTCGCGATGCTACTATTCCTCAAAGATGGGTGaactgcctgtctgtctggttgaggagaaaatgaacagggagtttactttagtttgagaaatagattGCAAATTTAGTTGGTTGGCTTTTGGTAACTACTGAATCAACGTATCACGTTGAAGCAATGAGGAACCCAGAGAAAGAGCAGTGGACATTCTCGGCAGCAAAGACACCATTGGCCTCATCATCAGGGATCTGGACGTAGACAGTGTCCTGCTCATCGAGCAAGAGGACAGCACTACCAGACATCTGGTCAAGGAAGCCCTTGTTGTACTCATCATAAGTGAACATAACAGGCTGGCCATTCTTGTACAGAGCCACCAGGGCATGAGCTCCATTAACATGGATGCTATAGGAGAAGTAGTAGACTCCAGGAACCTGGCAAGTGAAGATGCCGGTCTCAGGGTCATAGTGACTCTCAGCATTGTACACTATCTGGTCAAACTTGATGGGGCTGCCAGCAGCAGGATAGGGGGTGGCCAGGGATGCAGTGAAAGCAGACATGGGAGACTTGACCATGACCTCAGCCATTTCCATTCCCTTGCCCTTCTCAAACATAACCTCACCAGGAGGACCAGGGGGACCAGGAGGACCAGCTGGGCCAGCCTCACCATCAGCACCAGAATCACCGGGCAGACCAGGGGGACCCTGAGGTCCGGGGACACCCTTAGCAGCCAAACCAGCTGGGCCAGATGGGCCAGGGAGACCTGGGTGTCCCTTAAGACCAGGAGCACCAGCAGGACCTTGAGCTCCAGATGGTCCTCTGGGACCTGAAGCACCATCagaaccagaggaaccaggcTCTCCAGCACGGCCAGGATGACCCTTGGGTCCAGCAGGGCCTGGAATACCTGGGGAACCTGGGGTACCAGGTGCACCTACATTACCCTTATCACCTGAAGGTCCAGTAGCACCTCTGGGTCCGGGAGGACCGGCTGCACCTGGATAACCCTGCTTGCCTGCGAAACCCTGTGCTCCCTGATCTCCTTTGTTTCCCTTAGGCCCCTGAGATCCAGTAGCACCTGTGTCACCTTTAGGACCAACAGGGCCAGATTCACCCTGGAAACCTCTTGGACCCTGAGGTCCAGCAGCACCAGTGGAGCCAGTTGCACCTGTAGCACCAGTATATCCTGTGGGACCTTGCTCACCCTTTGCACCTGTGGAACCTGTGGCACCAGTagctcccctctctcccttctctccaTTTGCACCTGGCTTTCCATATCCAGGGACTCCAGGGGCACCGGTGGCTCCAGCTGGTCCCATATGGCCTTTAGGACCAACTGGGCCGGGCATACCTGGGGCACCATTATCACCTGGTTTACCTGGAATACCTACACCTGGGGCACCAGTGTGTCCCTTTGGTCCCATTGGTCCCATGGGACCTGAGGGACCATCTCTCCCTGGGCTACCTGACTTTCCTGGCTCACCTGGCATACCTGATTTACCTGGCTTTCCAACTCCGGCCTCACCTGGTGCTCCAGTTGAGCCCATAGGTCCCTCAGgtcctgtctcaccctgagGTCCCATTACTCCTATCCCTCTATCACCTTTAGGACCAGGCAGTCCAGGGATACCTGGATGCCCTTTCAGACCAGACTCTCCTCTGGGTCCCATTGCTCCAGGCAGACCTGAAGGTCCAGGCTTGCCGGTGGCAGAGAGGCCAGCAGGTCCAGGGCTTCCATTAGATCCAGGGGCTCCCCTAGGTCCCTGAAGACCAGGGGCTCCGGTGTCTCCCCTCTCACCAGGTGCTCCATTGCTACCAGGTTTTCCAGGTCCACCAGGAGATCCGGGTTTGCCAGCGATGGAGCGGCCAGGAGCTCCAGGAGCTCCAGGAGGTCCCTGGGCTCCAGGTTCACCTTCAGCACTCTCACCTTGAGGACCAGGAGGGCCAGGAGGTCCCTCAGGGCCGGGCTCACCTGCAGGACCAGGCTCACCTGCCACTGACACAACTGTAAAGAGAGAAACCAACATCAGTACcaccaaaaataaacaaacaagacacCTCAGAAAACCTCCAAAATTCAAGTTGTCATGGAAACAAAGTGGCAACAAGGAAGTGCTCGACTCTCAAACTGTGTTGCAGATTTCATATACCCTATAAGTAAAGCTAACTGTGTCAAACTGTGTACTTTTATGATTTTGTACCAAATATAAATAACTTATTGTGCTCTGTGCAGACAGGATGAAGTATCTCTGGCACCTCTAGTGAATGTGGGGATTTAAAAAGCTTACTAAGTTGTTGACTAGCAATATGAAAATTCAACAGTCAAATTTAAGAAGACTGACTTCTTTCTCTACTATTCCTACTCTGTTTCATCATAGGGTTGAAAATTATGGATGCATTATAAAACTTATCATTTACTTGACTGTCCCATTTACTGTGCAGActtctatacagtctataatTGTTTCTAACGCAATTATATTTTATCCCTGTAGGGGGCGCATGACTTATTCTCAGATATATATTAAGGTCTGACTGCACGGTTTGGATTCACAAGCAAAATCTTTATCCTATTCTTTGATAAGCCTTCCACTTCAATATTAaagtttcaaactttaaaatgcttTGAAAAAATATCTGctggctttttaaaaacatcaaaatgacttatctgttatattattaaggCCTTtatgtaatgttaaaaaaatgtataaaaacaatgttaattAGATAATAAATTGCATAGTTTTTGTAGCCTGTCTTACAGGTCAAAGAGTTTTAAGAGTTATCTTGTAACTTGttgaaaataactaaataaggagtcttttttatttgctgCCTTAATGTGGTCACATGTGTTTGAGTGTAAAGGGCTCACTCCTTGGCAAACAGCAGCCGAGTTTGGATAAAGCCAAACAGATGTTTCTACTTTTGAGTGAAACAGGCACACCCAAAACAAACCACACTGCTGGGTGACTGGAACTGTAATTGTCAGttttaaactaaaaataattCACTAACAGCTACTTTCTCAAATAAGAATAGCAGCATGTTGATTTACACAGCAACATTTCATATTGTGTATTGCATTTTAGCTCACAGTGTAGACTGCACTTAAGAATAGTAAAATAAGCTTTTGCAAGAATCTAAATGTGCTCAAAATATGGAACTTTGATAGACATAGCACAGCAACATTTACAGCTGAAATGACCAAAAATCAGACACACATGTCAAATCTGAAAATGAATTGCTTTGAAAACAACTGTGAACTCCCAATGATCCTTTTCTTCCTAATGTTGGTTTTTGAGAATTATAATCAAAACTGCTAAAAGCAACTATAAAACAGACTTTTGCTATAGGATTGCTGAAATGGTGATAAACATGTTGGGCCAGATAGTCAGAGAGTCTATTAAAGAGagttcattaaataataaaagaagagaTGTGTTTTCCCTagctgaataaaataaaaaataagaacctCTGCCTAAAGTGCAAAGATATGTACAAACCACTGAGGTTAGGTGTGTTTATCAAGTGGGAGAAAGAGAAATGCAAAGCTGAGTAATTTTGTCTTATTTAAATCATACATCTAAAAGACTGAATTTGATTGGAGAACCATGCACActgctgcagccaatcagagcacgAGGCAGTTGTAGCGCAAGGTGGAGTCGTTTCAAAGTAAGGTGCAGCTGGTGTGGCCAGCATCTGTCTGACTGCTCACGCCTCTCCTTTTTAGCACACTAAATGTGCTTGATATTTTGGTGGAGAATAAAATGCAAGTGAAGTCTGTCTCAAAATAGAGAATAAAATGTGCCCTTAGAAGCAACTTTTATACGGACAAAACAGGCGAAATGCTAACTTCATCTATGGTCAAATAGAGATGGAGAGTTCTCTTACCGTGGCTCTTCACAGAGTAGGGCTGGTACTGAGGGGCCTTCACCATCTTCTTCACAACATAGCCCTTCCCGTGGGCTGCTGCCGATGCCACCATGAAGAGGAGCATGCACGCTACTCTTACGTCCATCTTGTTGAGTGAAACCtgcaggaggaaaggaggagatggTCAGCACAACCACTGCAAAGGTACAACGTTTCATCAAGCTTTCTCTTCAGTTTTGAGCTTTTTAACAGAGCCTGAAAACTTCTAAATGCACAGactgaacattttgaaaaaacttCAATGCACAACAAATAAGATAGAACAGTGAGGGTAACAGAATGTAGATTTAAAATTGTAAGTCTGTCAAAGTATCCTGGATCACTATAGACCCAGAAAGCTTAAAGTAGCTACTCCAAAATCTGCCTCCCTTTCCCAGCCTGCCAAAGTAACAACACAAGGCCTAGAAACTGCCTACACTCCTCCAGAGATAGAGTTGTTTAAAGTAGAAGAAAATCACACGTACCAGCatccaaaaggggaaaaaaaatcaatctccTCAGCACCACTGAGCTGCTGGTGCTACTGTATATCCTTAGGGTAGGAGCACAACTGAGGATATGCTGCTCTCCAGTACAATGATGAGGGTATTTATACTATATCTACCCCTCGcatcattaagaaaaaaaaagaaaagccccCACCATGCAAGTACCTCCCTCCTCAGAGCTAGGCTGTAATTAGCAGAAAGATCTGCCCAAAGCGGGTATGTCACATCAGGGTGCCTCTGTGTCTTGAATATCCAGACACATGATTATCACTTATTTCAGTCTTCTGAACTAGAAAATAATCATGTTTGAAGCAACAAAATAAAGCCaaacaaagaacacaaacaagCTTTGTGGGAGGAATTGACTTAATCCAATAATACCTTTACTCTTTCAGGCTTTTAACACCTAAATTTACACTTTGTCAGcagatttcaacatttttatattcagaGCATATATATTCACGTTTTTTAATAGCTGTATTCATTCATCATATAatgactgtttaaaatatgacaacatCTGAAAATAGCCCAAACAAATCTCTGAAAAACAACTTGAAGTGGCACCCGTGTTTCTGCACAAAGCTTGCATTGAGGATGCACAGTAGCAGACTCATCCTCAAATTTACATCTAGTCCAGCCGGCTGGAGTAGACTCGCCTTTACCTTTCCTGACTGTCTGGGCCCCCTGCACGCCTGCCATGATAAGGTAAACAAGGGAAGTGGTGGGGAAAGGTTGTCCAGAGTGCCATGGATGGAAATACTGCAGATTTGAGTCGCCTTAGATTGGAAGCAAATAAATGTCTATTTCTGATGTAGTGCCATTATTTAAGGGATTCACATATTTAGTTTTGTACATTTCCTGAGTATTATTTGGTCAGCTTGCAGTTGTGGCTAACGGAGGACAAAGCAGGctttatttcagcttttatttcaggATGGACCCTTTTTCTTATGTTGTGTATTTCTGCAAGTGTTACTGCCTTTAAACAGCTAATAAAACTATAAAAGGAGCCCCTGGAAAAGACATTTGGGcttgtttctgtgcagctttgTGAATGCACCCAGTGTGCATAAGCTTTCATAAACAGTACTAACGTTTGGACACCAGAGGGCAGGTTTTTACTATTGCACAGCCGTCTCCGTGGAGCAGTGCTTGCTGCAGAGAAGGCGCCATGTCCCTGTGGTCACTTGATATTTTTGGTCCCCTCTGTGCATATACATCATCAGAGGTTTCAGGTCTATTCCTACAATTACAGCTAGCTGCTGTCATGATGTTGTATTTCCTCAATCAGCACTATCCTCCAGTATTATCCTCCCTCGCCCTCCACCTTGCCCTGCTTACTTTGAGATCCTCCAACTGTAATTTCTcaatttcagccctgccacatcGGAAATGCATACACCCAAATAATCATATGTTCTCAAACACACAAGTGGCCATAAACGATGTGTAGGGTACTGTGTATCCTATCCCCAAATCTTCCTGAACATGGGACCATTTATGGTACATCCTGTGTTCCCATCATGTATATACATACTGCTGACAACATGAGTATATTTGCAGAAAATATGATGAAGCGTTGCTGGGTTGAGGTCTTCACCAAGATTCTATATGAGGCGTCTTTACAACACGTGACTCTGACAGGCGTCTTTCACCACTGGTATAATTAAAGATCCTAAAACATGGAACTCGTTCGAACCCTTATTTCTGTAAATTAGACCAAATTATCTGCAATTTTCCAAAGTGCTACCTTCCCCGGCTTAAAGCACTTAATCATGTTTGGCAAGCATTGTTTAAGTTTGTTCTTCAAATCTAATTTGTGATCTTCCTTTCCAAATGTTTGAAATTCTCCCCCTAACCAAGACTGACGGCTGACGGCAGAGGTGCAGACTGACTACCTGAGGCTGTGCGGTCGTAAAGGTCATGTGCAACCTGATCAAGCGGGAGATAAGTTTTGCGTCGTAAATGCAAGTCATACTTTTCACTCTGTTGGCACGTTTAGTCTTGCTTTATCAGCTGAGTGAAATCACATTTACCTAGCAAGTACTCAGCAGCTGTCTTCAATTTGTTACTCTTTGTGCTCCACGTGTCACCAGTTTAGATATCTTTTAATTGGACAATATTATGTAAAACCTTATACGCTCATGTCCTGAGAAGAAGGCCAGCTTTGCCAGACTCAGTCAAATTTAGATGAAATGACAGAGCAAGAGAGGGTGGAGTTAGAATTTTATATGTTTATAGGTTCCAATGATTtcagtttattcatttttttttacagctaaaCCACTGCAACAGAACAATGAATCATCTCTCTGTGCATGAAAAAAGGGACCACAACCTGCATCTGCATGAGAGCTGGTGAAGAGGCAGAAACATTCATGCTGGGCCTTGGAACCAGAGTGTACTTTGGCTTGAGGAAGACTTGAATTAACAGTGTAATTTAGATGTTGTTTATACCCTTGCAGCACATTTTTTGTATTCTCTTAACACGCCTCTGCGCTCGTTTGAGAAGGACTCTGCGTCCTTGTGTTCACAGTGGTGGAATGGAGGACTGTGAAAGTGCACATCAGGGCGCgctctcatctctctgctcagctcatTACAGCGCTGCAGCAGCTTGATGTGGTCGACAGGCTTCATTGTAATAACCATTAGGAATTAGGTTAACAGCCTTCAATCTGACGTCGCTTTACTCTCTTACTATTAAGAAAACCTCACTGTAAAATACGCACATGCTTGCTTTTTCATGTCACTTCATATACTTGATATATGACAGAATTGCTTTActgaatttagaaaaaaaagtgtaattatAAACATGACACACCCAAAGTGTCTGAGAGCACGGTGAAGCTGATATGTATTTCTACCCCACAACATGTTAAAGTACAATATCAATGGCTTCATGTACACAGGGTctaaaatctttatttaatttgcaGACTCAGAGATAAATCAAGTAACATATGATTGTAGGAAGAGCCTCCGAGGAGTGTATAAACTGTGAAAACTAAGCCCCACCTCAAACAATAAAGTAGCCTTTACACATTAACAAATCAGTGATTATAATCCAGAATTAAATCTGTGAGGGCTACAAGGATTAATCCACTCGACAAATCGTCCAAAagagtttgaaaatgtaatcGCCAACCATTTTGAAAATTGTGTACTTATTTGGGTCATTTCCTTTCTATGTATAATATAATTGGAAGAAtattgaatcaatcaatctttattatatagtgccaaatcacagcaaatgtaATCCCAAGTCGCtttgaaaacagagcaggtctagactctATGTTGTATTGTTagcaaaaacccaacatcaagacaggataagatccagtcccattttacaagcaggactcggtctgatctaatcttaatcctccatgagcagaacacttttgcagcatttagcaagttacagaagccaggaaaaacttccttttagcaggcagaaacctcaagcaggaccagactcatgttagacccacatctgctgagactgtgttgagGAGATAGAGGGATCTTGTGTTTCTGGACTATTGGTTGGACAAAAGAAGCAACTGCAGACGCAACTTTGGGCTGTCAGAAATTGCaatttgttacattttgtagACTTCAAGATTCATCAAACCAAAGTGAAAATAATCTGAAGTTACAGATCTAAAATCTCtatatatgtgtttatatatttcCAGAATGAGTCAAGTATTAAATGTGGCCCTTTcactttaatcaatcaatctttgcaTCGGGCCAATTCATACCATATGTTATTGAAGAGGCTTCACAAAAAgtgcaggtctagactgtatgCTGTGTTATTATTTCcaaagacacaacatcaagGTAAGATCTGATTCAGTTTTCCCTTAATGTTGAGATAATGGAAAGGAAACACTTTCTTACAGCAAGcggaaacctcgagcagaaccagacacatgCTTTTACACTGGTTCTATTCCAACCTACGGCCCTttgccacatgtcattccccctctctcccagttttctgctctatccactgttctATACTCTCTGAATAGAGGCATGAAAGCCCCAAATAATCTTGAAAGGTAATAAAGAAAGAACCtgactcatgttgaacagctGTCTGCTGTTGTGTTGGGCTTGTAAAGTGGAAATAATCCCATACTTGCTCCAGAGTAATGTTCTCAAATTTGGTACCTATATAAAGGGAGATATGAGAGAACATTTCCTTCATGTTACATAATTTTTTGGGgaaacaaatagataaaaacaaGTATGGGAAGTGGTGACAGCGCAGGATTTCTTTGTCTGACCCCTGTGGAGAGGACACATGCTGGCTCT encodes the following:
- the col10a1a gene encoding collagen, type X, alpha 1a, producing the protein MLVSLNKMDVRVACMLLFMVASAAAHGKGYVVKKMVKAPQYQPYSVKSHVVSVAGEPGPAGEPGPEGPPGPPGPQGESAEGEPGAQGPPGAPGAPGRSIAGKPGSPGGPGKPGSNGAPGERGDTGAPGLQGPRGAPGSNGSPGPAGLSATGKPGPSGLPGAMGPRGESGLKGHPGIPGLPGPKGDRGIGVMGPQGETGPEGPMGSTGAPGEAGVGKPGKSGMPGEPGKSGSPGRDGPSGPMGPMGPKGHTGAPGVGIPGKPGDNGAPGMPGPVGPKGHMGPAGATGAPGVPGYGKPGANGEKGERGATGATGSTGAKGEQGPTGYTGATGATGSTGAAGPQGPRGFQGESGPVGPKGDTGATGSQGPKGNKGDQGAQGFAGKQGYPGAAGPPGPRGATGPSGDKGNVGAPGTPGSPGIPGPAGPKGHPGRAGEPGSSGSDGASGPRGPSGAQGPAGAPGLKGHPGLPGPSGPAGLAAKGVPGPQGPPGLPGDSGADGEAGPAGPPGPPGPPGEVMFEKGKGMEMAEVMVKSPMSAFTASLATPYPAAGSPIKFDQIVYNAESHYDPETGIFTCQVPGVYYFSYSIHVNGAHALVALYKNGQPVMFTYDEYNKGFLDQMSGSAVLLLDEQDTVYVQIPDDEANGVFAAENVHCSFSGFLIAST